In Vanessa atalanta chromosome 9, ilVanAtal1.2, whole genome shotgun sequence, the genomic window ACTAAATAtctaaagttaatataaataattcgaaaCAATTCAAAACTTTGgccttcttaaaaaaatatatattggacaacatcacatacattactctgatcccaatgtaagtagctaaagcacttgtgttatggaaaatcagaagtaacgacggtaccacatacacccagacccaagacaacatagaaaactactgaactttttctacatcgactcggccaggaatcgaacccgggacctcggagtggcgtacccatgaaaactggtgtacacactactcgaccacggaggccgtcaaaataataagtgatattaaaaagaacaattaataataataaatcgtacCGTGATTGTGTCGAACGTGTGAAATACTAAAAATttgggaatattttttttttccttataacGTATCTACgtcaattacaaacaaaatattctgccattctcacataatataatagaaaagatACGCAAGAGACTGTTTGgttgcaaatttaaaaataaaatgggactttatactatttataaaacagaaaagattattaaaatgctTAGGCGTTATTATAGAAGTTGTTATGGGTACCTACTGACATTACATTATAGCAATAACGCAGATACTTTTTTTGCCTTGACCTTTCCAAAAGTCActgaagaaaaaaaaggttGTCTAAGTAGTTCTAAAAGTGGAACTGGTTCCACTTTTATTCACAATTCAGATTTCAGACGttcatacatattaaaatgttcgATCTTAACAATTCTCCAGTAGGTATAAACTCGGTGgactaataaattatgatttaatttgagttaataagaaaacaatcaaaataattttggatCAAACTGCAACATGAGTAGcaacaatgtaataaaaaaatatttattccaacaAAATCAATAACAGGTAAATTATTGGATGACACATTGTGACCTTTTTAACAGATTCGTGTCTgtgttaagttaaaaaaaaacatggattACAAGACAACACAACTAAAAGACAAACATATTAATTGAACGTTAAACACTatgattgattatttaaaataaataataaatggttttagtcaatattataaaagaattaaacaatgaaaagagaggatgtaattaaatatcaacatgTAAATGAATCGTAAAAATGTGCAATTGCGtaaggaaatattttacaacaaaataagTGAATAGTTGAAagtttcaaaatgtataatgtagGTGGAAAATTACGTAAAGCTATGTGTATCTGGTCACGTAGGCAATCGCGCGGATCATACATCAGTTTATTGTCTTGATTCGGTTTGTTATCCTTATTTTTGTGccttataatttacttatatattttttttaaaagtaagttaattttaaaaaagaatggcgatctttattttttgcttgttcttaatttaaacttaactaaTGCTTACAGGTTCtcatttgtttacattttgttactttcataccaaaaattaaaaaaaaaatattcgttatcaTGAGTAACACATTTcactatgattaatatataaaatctgtaaataatgttacaatatttaacaaatcttAAAATCTCTGTAACACAATGATAGTTATTATCTATCtactgaaaaaattaaaataatgaaatagatacgaattcatattaaatttggaCCTATAAAAAACGCTTTCACAATTTCCTAGGAATAAAACTCGATATAGGGCGTCAAAAATCTAAGCACCTTAAGGATGATGGATGGacccttttatttttatataatttccgaAATACTtatttccttaattaattttacttgaaaaaatgtTACCGCTGCACTTTGTTTCTTAACTTTAACGATTTATGTTAGAAAATTATGGTTTAGTGGTTTCTTAAATGACTGTTTGACAGACAGACTGATAACACTAATGTGGTAAAGAAGATAATCCATTAGTTTCGCTAactgaaattgatatttaaaaatatataggtataattaaattgattgtgGACTGTTTCTTACTGGGCCAATTTGTTATCTGTGAATTCTATTGGATATATCATCAAACTTAATCGATGTAAAGGTTAAGATCGTTTACTGTAGCCATAAACATGAGCCAATAACTATTTTGTCTACttggtatgtatattattatgtattagttATCTCGAATTAACGTACCGTAACGtaacgtttattaattaaaagtatcgttttatttctatataaataaaaagtgattTGAGTGTTTGTGCAGTTCCTAAACTATTTATCCGGTAGTGATGACTCTTTTGTGGGTTTTGGcgtaaattcgaaattcaatataaacattcTTGCGAAGTCCGGACGGAAGACGaagaagttatataatattacgctACTGAATGTTTCGTTAGTCTAGAATTTAAGGACTAACTTCACTAGAAGTTATACATGCATGTAAACGGACATTCCCGATATATGCACTTTGTCCGTAGATTTCTGcatacataaattacattaataagttttttttattatatctacttTCTGTAACTCGTCGCTAGATGGTGCCGCAATATAGTTATATACCGTTCAACCGATTGCCACAGACAGGCAACGTCTGCCGggttttcaattttcaaattagTATAATAGTATTCCACTTGTCGTCAGTATCTTAATAATGACTCCACTTACTATATAAcggttttgtttaatattaataaaaactaaaaaaaacaacattgagtagataaataaaaaaaaagctaaaatttaaacaaatatctcTACTTATTATGATATGTAACTGTGATTTgcaatataaaaagttatatattattatgggaattaattaaattaagtccTGAACTAgaaacaaataagaattaaaaataattattgtgtcaAGGgcttctaatttattaaaatataatcacttTACCGTTCgactgtaattaatattttctcaaatcgTGTTCcggatgtataaaatatttaacatataattattaattcgttACAGAACTTATTTGGTAGTGATGCCGCTTTTGTGCTTCCTCGTACCCTCTTGGATACCAGTGGTATTGTGGAACGAAAGCCCTTGGACTTCCTGGTACGTGGCCTCCATGCTGCGGTACACTGTTTCTCTCCACTTTACTTGGCTCGTCAATTCCGCTGCACACATTTGGGGCAATAGACCTTATGACAAGTAAGCATatctgaatattataatttaaaaagaccaACGAAATCTCTACAGCCCTTACCAATCGAAGGAAGGAATATATACAAACCTTACaattacgtattccatgcaacTTACTAATGGCTCAGCTGTATCatgattaattattgaataatgtatctttatttataatacgacacaCAATAGATTcaacttaaatacttatatccactttaatttcacttcTAAAGTTCCGATAGCACATTCGTCTACGTTGAAAACGCTAATTTTTCGCCAATCCGTAATGAATATCAAGATTAATCCAActcttgaccaatgatatcgcgttaacTCTATgtcaattgttgtttatttgtcctCCGGTGATTGGAATATACTATAGGGTAAAATATGCTCGataatatttgctttatttaatatatcctttaCTATTAAAAGAGTAATAAAGGATACGATACCTACATCTCTCTAGTGCAAAGTTTGGACTTCTATACGCTTTTTATAGGATTTAGAAACATTCTAAGCTTGAAAAATTATAAGGTcgcatattataatgattacttGTATATACATCTAAATGTATAAAGTTATTATGATAAGTTATTCAgttgttatatacatttaagcGTTAATAGAGCAATGGTTTATggaccgcctagcgatgtaaaaagtcgcaggatcgatcctgaccgcTTGGACTATTGTCGTATCCAATCCTAACACaggtgataagcttaaaaagaggggttaatattagtaatttcttaattaatttggggtatCGCTactgtacatttaaataaacaagctTTAATAGATAAACTTTCCTATAACGAAGCTCTACTAAAACCTTTTGATGTCTTTGAAAGGTTTCACAAAAGAGACGgccaaaataattttagttaacgTTTCACGTTACTTATTACACAGGTTTCATGGCAAcatgtctttatatatatatatatatatatatttttttttttttttacattatatgtgtaactaaataataaagaaaagtgTAACAGGTACTTTTGATCGACggttatcaattattatttttttatttgcgttaAATATACGGCATAAACaacaatgaattataattactgttagacgtataatattatttctatttaagtaTTCCACAacgcttaataaatattttttaatattatgcctACGAATTCGCCTGTATGGAATTCAATATGTATCTATAAGAGTACACATATACgtacatgtataataaaatgtatacgttggtatttttatataaagaagccTTATAAtggtgatataattattatgataaatttcgTAAGATCAGTTTAGCGATtgcaaataaacaaatgttcttatgtatgatattaagtatacacttatatttattatactattatttattatatttatacgtatatatttaagtatatagtaCAGGCGTGTGGCTCCTTCAGATAATAGAGAAAGCACGCACACtacattaaataatgatatgtaAAGGTATTTGTGTTACTATTAATGTCCAAAAAGCGTGCACTTCGCTATTAAGTGAAAGTTGTAATGATTAAGGTACTCGTCACAAGTGCCGGTCACTGACCCCGTTATAAGCACGTATGACTGGCAAAAAACTCAATGGTGTTTGCTCagacttgaacccgcaatcttcaggGGGACAGTTCTACTAACAAATAACGGTTGCTATACGTTACCAATTCTatttcgatccaacttcgacaaTTCCTTACAAAAGTAAAACACAGCTAAGTCATAACTGAgggacaattctactaatttatatcgGTTATGACACGATCTCGGTTATAACTCAAGTGGATCATTCATTAATATAAGTAGAATTGTCCAGTTAAAATCCACGGGTTCTCCACTGATTTTACTAACTTCAAACAAatgtatacttaatattataatgttacaatTACAGATACATTGGCGCTACAGATAACAAAGCTGTGGCGATCTGTGCGTTTGGCGAGGGCTGGCATAATTACCACCACGTCTTTCCATGGGACTACAAAGCGGCTGAACTTGGCAATTACAGTACAAATTTTTCAACAGCTTTGATTGATGTTGCCGCTAAGTATggtaagatatttatataaataatattttattaaattttatttatgagttaTATAAATTGTCAAACCAATGTTTATcttcaataaaaatctatataggTATGTAGGTAGATAACATTCCGCTGAGCGTTCTTAATTGTTCCTTTCTCCAAACTGCTTGACCGATTtgtctgaaatatttattttgtatttatgatgTTACCAGATAGTTCATATTATTGCGTcatcgtttaaatattatatagagatCAGAGATTTACTTCTTGCGGGCTTTATGTAAGTCTggtagctaccacccactcattagatattctattgCCAATCAGcaataagtgagccagtgtaacaacaggcataagggacataacatcttacttcccaagattggtggctgattggcgacgtaagggatggttaatatttcttaaatgtaaTGTCTATGGTTATTGGTGATCACTTGCAATCATGTAGGCCTTTAGCCTTTCCACCTTaacatcttataaaaaaaaataagaagaatcattaattaataatttaaaaaatgtagacTTAAATACGTTGACTTTACTACCTTTTATGTCTTAACTAACTAAGATTctgataaaacattattaattatatatatatttttgtaacaggGTTAGCCTACGATCTCAAAACAGTATCCCTTGAAATGATCCGCAAGCGAATAGCGAGGACGGGCGATGGTAGCCACCCCTCCGACAAGAAAGTCAAAGACTCCGACGATGATCACAATCACCCCGAAAATCCAGTTTGGGGCTGGGACGACAAAGATATGTCCGAAGAGGAAAGGAAATTAGCTGAAATTGCTCACAAATTGGGatagttaagaaatatttttttagagtattcacattaaaacaaatttgagGCCATTTTTAGATGGTTCTAATGGTGTATTGGTTTATGGTACTTTTTGTGTTCTCTATCGactgataaatatatatgtaattattttcctATAATATCTtcgtaaactatttttaatatataagactaACCAAAGTTTGTAGCATAAACTTTCGAGGGGTACTCCTAAATGGGTCAATTTCTAATATAActcgattaattattttaaaagtacaaatCTCGTATCATACAAACACACATAAAAAGCTTGCCAATTATTGCgagagtatatttaaattatacaactcaaatataatataatctccaAAAGTCGCAACAAAAGTTAAACCGAAAAAAATCCttagatatatatgtaggtttttttaaatcacgTCTCTACTTATActggttatataaaattaaatttataataataattcgttattgttttagataatatttaggTAAGGATTGaaacaattatgtataaatattattatataagtacttaagtatttacattaatttatttcataaagaagtcaaatttttgtttaagttttatttattttcagtgaATTTAGATTATGAGATGTTAAGAGATAACTTTGTGAAATagtaatagtgttttattaaacgcaaacatttgttttcatctgtgtatattttcaaattcctATAATACTTTGCTTTTAAGTATATGGTTTATCGTAATCTTGAGGGATCAGGGAaggcaaaaaaaatatgaaatttctcACTTTCTCATTACCTGTATTAAGATATGAATTTGGTGCAGAAATTAATCAAATCGTtgttaccaattttttttcacGGTTTCGATTGAGGAAAtccacttttattattaaataaatatatttatacataaacgaATATTAATATCGCATAGCGATTTCCCCGCCCGATCCAcgttttatgtttaatgttgtaataatattaatttatagctaGTGATCAATTACCTCACTAGAGCCTAAGGATGCTGCACAATGCAGTAAGAGCACTTATTAGCCGGATTAGTCGTTTTCACGACACTGACACTTGATTGTGAGCCAAATATTTACCAGTTACTTGAACAAAAAATTATGTACCAAAGTTTCGTTTTTAATAGAATCTTTAGAAAAAATCCTTAATAAACAGTACTgatatttgacaatttttttgttaaaaattcaagtttttaaaaattactacatTTCAGTGTAAATTGAACGTTGTCTATTTGAACCTATTAAAATGAATTCTGAGTTATTTCTTTAAGCATACACGAGTAATTTGTCTTCTCtagaatgtattaataaaaaaaacaacacaattttttgcgaaaaaattaaacttcaaacttcatatcattttacaaaaatatatcgataaacgAAGAAATACTTACgcaattataaatttgtatttaaaaaaaatattgttttgataaacattacgattcattatttttataacattaaaacgcATCGCGTAAATTGGTATACCGCGCCGAGCGCTCTCAAAAGGAGGAATGACTTCAAAAAAAGTAGGTTCtcaattcaattgtattttgtatttttgtttattcagaTCCAGGTACCacgcatttattatatactttgcCTTACcaccttaaattaaaaaaaaaaaccgtaatgtctttaatttattatatttatttatgatctcATAATTTAGTTGCCATTTAT contains:
- the LOC125066566 gene encoding acyl-CoA Delta-9 desaturase-like, whose translation is MTAPAFLCVDATFTKNADCNTPTVISQGKRRDYEWQIVWRNVLAFIYLHIATFYGFYLIFTGRTKIFTILFAVVFAIMSAMGVTAGAHRLWAHRAYKARWPLRLFLALMQTMAFQNHIYEWVRDHRVHHKFTETDADPHNARRGFFFSHIGWLMVRKHKDVFEKGASVDMSDLEKDPIVMFQKKTYLVVMPLLCFLVPSWIPVVLWNESPWTSWYVASMLRYTVSLHFTWLVNSAAHIWGNRPYDKYIGATDNKAVAICAFGEGWHNYHHVFPWDYKAAELGNYSTNFSTALIDVAAKYGLAYDLKTVSLEMIRKRIARTGDGSHPSDKKVKDSDDDHNHPENPVWGWDDKDMSEEERKLAEIAHKLG